AGGTGGTCAATATGTTTACATCAGGGAAGCATTTGGAAAAATGTTCGGCTTTCTTTATGGCTGGACATTGTTTTCAGTGATACAGACAGGAACTATTGCAGCTGTGAGTGTTGCTTTTGCAAAATTTGCGGGCGTATTTTTCCCTGTCATTTCTGCATCCAATGTTGTATTTACGATTGGAAGTCTCGGAATAAATACGCAACAACTTCTTGGCGTATCACTCATCATTTTTCTTAGTATCTATAATTACAGGGAAGTTAAGTCCGGCGCTTTTCTGCAAAACATTTTTACTGTTGCAAAAGTCGGCGCATTGATATTCCTGATCGGTGCAGGTTTATACTATGGACTTTCAGGCGGATTGAATTTCTCTCATTTTTCGCCGGCATTTCCGGATGTGATGACACTGACAACAATTGGCGTCTTTGGAGCAGCACTTACAGGTTCATTATTTTCTGCCGACGCCTGGAATAATATCACCTTTACCGCCGGTGAAGTACGGAATCCACAGAAGAATCTGCCGTTATCACTTCTACTTGGTACAGGAACAGTGATAGTGCTTTATCTTCTTGCAAACATATCTTACTTAGCGGTATTAGATATTGGTCAGATCCAGACAGCAGAAAACGACAGAGTTGCTACACTGATGATGGAAACGATCCTTGGTGTGAAAGGAAAATATTTTATAGCTGCCATGATCATGATCTCTACATTCGGATGTCTGAATGGCTGCATCTTTACAGCAGCGCGCGTATATTATGCAATGGCAAAAGATGGTATGTTCTTAAAACCGGCAGCGAAACTGAATAAGAACAATGTTCCGGCAAATTCAATTACGATGCAATGTATCTGGGCATGTTTGTTATGCTTTTCCGGAACATATAATGATCTGCTACAATACATCATGTTTGCAGTGATGCTGTTCTATATTCTGACTATTTCAGGACTGTTCGTCCTCCGCGTGAAAAGACCTGACATGGAAAGGCCATACAAAGCATTTGGCTATCCATACATTCCTGCCATCTATATTATTCTTGCAACATTGGTAGCCTTGAACATGCTGATCTTTCAGAGAGATGCCAGTCTTTATGGGTTGCTGATTATTTTGATTGGGTTGCCGATTTACTTTATTGCAGGTAAAAAAAAGAGTATTGAAAATTGATCCTAAAAGTTCAAAAAAATAAAACACTAAGATCACTAAGTTTTTAGCACAAGAGCACAACTTAAATTGTGTATATCATGTGTCCTTGTGAAGAATTTTAGTGATCTTAGTGTTAAAATTTCATAGAATTGTATTCAATCTGTTTCTAATAAAGTAAAAAAAGGGTTCAACCTTTCAGTCAAACCCTTTCTATATCTAATAATTCGAATTACGATTCCCGAATTACGATTTACAAAATCAAAAAGAAAGATTCACACCCAATGCAAAAGCATTGATCGAATTATTTGCATTGATCGTAACATCTAATGGCTGTGCATTTACCACTTTGATCTGTTGATCAGAAGGATAGAATACATGCATGTAACCAAAGTTTAATGTTATGTTTTTGATAGGCTTATAAGCAAAACCAAGATTTAGATTAGTATTGTCGCTTTGAACAACTTCAAATGTACCTAAGTTAGCATAGTAACCTGCTTTGTCCTGGAAGTCCATTTTTGTAAATCCAATCCCTGAACTGACAGTAACTTTACTTTTAATTTTGTATTGAAATCCGAATGCAAGAATTGTTGAATTACCTGCAAGTTGTGACAAAGGAACTTCATTGGTTGCAACAGTAGATTTTCCCCAGTCAGCATCTTCCTGGAAGTAGTAGTTATAATCTGCCATTACTTTGAATTTTGAAGTTACGTCGAAACCAATACCTAATGCAAGTACAGCAGGAAGGTCTCTGCGATTCATATCACCATCAGTTGTTAAACCGAAATCATCATGATCCTGAGTTGTTTTGAAATTCAATTTTACTCTTGTTTCATAACGTGCTGAGATACTTACTTTATCTAATGCAGTCAGGCTAACACCGAAAACACCGCTCATTCCTGATGCATTGTCTTTAGTTTTAAGACTCATTGGTGCATCCGGAAATTCATATGGAGATGAAGCAAGTGTCATTCCTAATTCAGAAGAATTTGCAGCAGATAAATATCTGATCGCTGCAGAGAATGAGATACCACGTTTAACAGCATATGAACCACCTAACGTAGTTGTCATATACATTGAACTTGCTTTAATGAATGGATCTTTAATAGAAGTGTAAGCACCTTGAGCAGCACCTAATGTTCCCAATCCAATCAGATCAGTTGTGATAGATCCTTGTTTATAGTCGATCGTTGCACCTCCGCCTGAAAAGAAAACTCCTGAGTACAATGCCCAGTTGTCTTTCTTATATGCGATGTAAAGGTTTGGAAGGAAAAGATCCGGACTGCTTTGTTCGTATTCTTTTTGTCCTTCGCCCATACCAAGATCATAGGTATGATTTGGATTTCTGAACAACGATTGATTGCTGAAATTGATATGTATGCCGTTTTTCATGGAAGTAATTCCAGCCGGATTGTACACAACGATATCTGCAGCATCTGTTGCAGCATTTCGAACACCTGAACGCATCCATTCTGCGCTTAAATTACTCAGGTTATCAATTTGTGCATTTGAATTTATAATACCGGATACCAGTAGAATAAATAAAATGGTGATTTTCTTCATTTTTGAGAGTTATTTGATGTACCCATTATACACGTTTGCAAGTAGTTGAGTTAAGGAAAAGCGCAGGGTTTCTTACAGTGTGTGCGCCTATCGGGACTCTGCGGTAGGAAATGCGGGAGGCTACCGAGACACACTCCGCGTGTCAACCGGGACAGAGTCCCGGTTGCTCACAAAAAAAGCCCCGCAAGTGCGGGGCTAAAAAAAAAAATATTGTAACTGCTTAATGCAGGTTTATTTTGTTCTGGTCTTCGGTTTAGAACCTAATCCAACCGGACTACCTACTCTTGTCATCGCACAACGGAAACCAAGGTCATTAGTACTTTGTCTTTCGTCAGTGAAACGGCGAGAACCGGGATTCATAAAGTATGCACGATCTCTCCAAGAACCACCTTTGTAAACACGGGCTTTGTCATTGATAAGAGAAGTAACACCGTAATCGTATTTAATAAATTCTGCTTCATCCGCATCAAGATAATTGATGTTATCAGCTTTAGTATAGTTACGACGTTCTGCACTCTCTTCAGGAGTTACTTCACGTTGCGGGATACGTCCAAGACTATCTTTTTCAATGATCGAACCTTCTTCATCACGTTGTTGTGTAGAGAAGACGTTACCACGGAAAGGATTGAAATCACTTTTATCTTCAGGAGAAAGTGGACGATAAACATCCATTACCCATTCGTTAACGTTACCTGCCATACAATAAAGACCGTAATCATTTGGCCAGTATGAATGAACCGGTGCAGGAATATCTGCATTATCATTTAAGAAACCTGCAGTACCCATATTATCACCACGTCCTCTTTTAAAGTTGGCCATCATCTGACCTTTATACTTCTCATCTTTATTACGTGTGATGTGACCATTCCAAGGATATAAACGTCGATCAGTTACGCGTTCGTAAACTGTATTTCCTACTTGTGAAAGTGCAGCGTATTCCCATTCAGCTTCTGTCGGGAGTCTGTAACGTGGAAGAAGAATACCATCTTCCATTCTAACTTTACGAGTTCCGTTATTACCTGAGCTTGGATTCAAGTCAGCCATATCAGTTTTAACTAAACCTTCGTATTGACCGCTTAAATATGAATCAGTATTGAAATTATCTTCATTGATCTGATTCGGATTCACGCGGAGGATACCTTCGCGAATAAGGATCTGTTCATTTACACGATCAGTTCTCCATGCACAGAAATCAGATGCCTGTAACCAGTTCACACCGACAACAGGATATTGCTGATAAGCAGGGTGACGTAAGTAAAGTTCAACCAAAGGTTCATTGTAAGCCAGACGGTCACGCCATACTAATGTATCAGGTAATGCTTTTTTGTAGACTTCAGGATAATCTGCGCTGAATACACGGGATACCCAATACAGGTATTCAAGGTAATGCACATTTGCAACCTCTGTTTCATCGATATAGAAAGAAGAAACCGTTACACGACGTGGAATGTTATTCCAATCTTGTGTAATGTCTTGTTCTGTTCTACCCATGGAGAAAGTACCACCTTCGATCAAAACAAGTCCGGGACCGGTCTCTTGTTCATCATAAGGAGCAACTTCAAATCCGCCATTTGCCGGATCATTATAATTCCAGCCTGTAACAGACGATTTCTCTTTTCCGCACGAAGCAAGAAGAAGAGCTAATGCCATGAGGCTGAAATAATTCCGAGAGATCATTTTCATTTTCGGGAGGTCGTTGTTATTTATTGAGCTAAAACGAAAGCCAAATATATTTATTTTATTTAATATAATTAGAATGAAGGGCATTTAAGGGTTCTGAAGCGTTTCTTTTTTGGATGACATGCAAATTGTAATCCAAGAGAAAGTTCATGTGAACCGGCCGATGCATTGGCAAGTTTACTTACAGTGATATCATAACTATAACCAAACTTAAAGATTCCTTGTTGAATTCCGACTAAAGCAATGAATGAATCACCGCCTCTATACCACAATCCTCCTACAAGAGGAGCTTTAGCAACATAGAATCCGATGTTGTATTGTTTGAAGTCACGTTGTTGCTGGTAAATAAAATTAGGAGAAATATAAGTCGTTCCGTCCCGATTTCCGGCTATTGGAATGATAGCACCTGCATGTGCAGTTATTTTCATGGGAAGCTTACTTCCATTCGCAGCCTTAATATAAAACTCTTCCGGTTCAGTCAAGTGATTAACTGCAACTCCGCCATAATAACGATTGCTATAACCTAATATTCCTGCGGAGAAGTCCCAGAAACTTTTATTTTCATTCGGACGATTTTCCTGTGACTGATAAATGAATCCAAACCTTGGATCAATCATGTCCCCAAATGTTAATTTATCCCAGTCAACATTTTTCTGTACATAAGTCCCCTGCATTCCAAACTTGACACTGAATTCACGATTTATGTTAAGTTGGTAGGAATAGATTCCACTAATATTTGTTGTAGTAAGTGTTCCTTCACCGGCTTTGTCGTTCATCACCAAAAGACCAATTCCGCCACCTAAAGCTTCAACATGCTGATCATATGAAGCGCTTGAGGTAACAAAAGTTCCGGTTAAAGCAGGCCATTGATTTCGATAATTCAATGCAACGCGCGGACACCTTACAGATCCTGCAAATGCAGGGTTCAGATAGAGAGGGTTCGCATAAAACTGCGTGAACTCAGGATCCTGTGCAAAAGCAGAACCGGAAAGACCGATGAAAATAAAAATCAGAAACTTCCTGAGCATTATTGGTTTTTTAGACTTTGTAATACGGTAGTGAAGATACAGAGTTACGGTTGGAGAAGTTACTATTTTCAGGCTGTTCCGGTATTATGTATGATTTGTTCACATTTTACACTTTCAAATTTAGTGTAAAAACCCGCA
This sequence is a window from Bacteroidota bacterium. Protein-coding genes within it:
- a CDS encoding amino acid permease, whose protein sequence is MKDQTPSDKKLSLFDSTAIIIGSMIGSGIFIVSADISRQVQTPGMLLMAWLVTGVMTILAALSYGELAAAMPKAGGQYVYIREAFGKMFGFLYGWTLFSVIQTGTIAAVSVAFAKFAGVFFPVISASNVVFTIGSLGINTQQLLGVSLIIFLSIYNYREVKSGAFLQNIFTVAKVGALIFLIGAGLYYGLSGGLNFSHFSPAFPDVMTLTTIGVFGAALTGSLFSADAWNNITFTAGEVRNPQKNLPLSLLLGTGTVIVLYLLANISYLAVLDIGQIQTAENDRVATLMMETILGVKGKYFIAAMIMISTFGCLNGCIFTAARVYYAMAKDGMFLKPAAKLNKNNVPANSITMQCIWACLLCFSGTYNDLLQYIMFAVMLFYILTISGLFVLRVKRPDMERPYKAFGYPYIPAIYIILATLVALNMLIFQRDASLYGLLIILIGLPIYFIAGKKKSIEN
- a CDS encoding outer membrane protein transport protein, which translates into the protein MKKITILFILLVSGIINSNAQIDNLSNLSAEWMRSGVRNAATDAADIVVYNPAGITSMKNGIHINFSNQSLFRNPNHTYDLGMGEGQKEYEQSSPDLFLPNLYIAYKKDNWALYSGVFFSGGGATIDYKQGSITTDLIGLGTLGAAQGAYTSIKDPFIKASSMYMTTTLGGSYAVKRGISFSAAIRYLSAANSSELGMTLASSPYEFPDAPMSLKTKDNASGMSGVFGVSLTALDKVSISARYETRVKLNFKTTQDHDDFGLTTDGDMNRRDLPAVLALGIGFDVTSKFKVMADYNYYFQEDADWGKSTVATNEVPLSQLAGNSTILAFGFQYKIKSKVTVSSGIGFTKMDFQDKAGYYANLGTFEVVQSDNTNLNLGFAYKPIKNITLNFGYMHVFYPSDQQIKVVNAQPLDVTINANNSINAFALGVNLSF
- a CDS encoding SUMF1/EgtB/PvdO family nonheme iron enzyme — encoded protein: MKMISRNYFSLMALALLLASCGKEKSSVTGWNYNDPANGGFEVAPYDEQETGPGLVLIEGGTFSMGRTEQDITQDWNNIPRRVTVSSFYIDETEVANVHYLEYLYWVSRVFSADYPEVYKKALPDTLVWRDRLAYNEPLVELYLRHPAYQQYPVVGVNWLQASDFCAWRTDRVNEQILIREGILRVNPNQINEDNFNTDSYLSGQYEGLVKTDMADLNPSSGNNGTRKVRMEDGILLPRYRLPTEAEWEYAALSQVGNTVYERVTDRRLYPWNGHITRNKDEKYKGQMMANFKRGRGDNMGTAGFLNDNADIPAPVHSYWPNDYGLYCMAGNVNEWVMDVYRPLSPEDKSDFNPFRGNVFSTQQRDEEGSIIEKDSLGRIPQREVTPEESAERRNYTKADNINYLDADEAEFIKYDYGVTSLINDKARVYKGGSWRDRAYFMNPGSRRFTDERQSTNDLGFRCAMTRVGSPVGLGSKPKTRTK
- a CDS encoding type IX secretion system membrane protein PorP/SprF, translating into MLRKFLIFIFIGLSGSAFAQDPEFTQFYANPLYLNPAFAGSVRCPRVALNYRNQWPALTGTFVTSSASYDQHVEALGGGIGLLVMNDKAGEGTLTTTNISGIYSYQLNINREFSVKFGMQGTYVQKNVDWDKLTFGDMIDPRFGFIYQSQENRPNENKSFWDFSAGILGYSNRYYGGVAVNHLTEPEEFYIKAANGSKLPMKITAHAGAIIPIAGNRDGTTYISPNFIYQQQRDFKQYNIGFYVAKAPLVGGLWYRGGDSFIALVGIQQGIFKFGYSYDITVSKLANASAGSHELSLGLQFACHPKKKRFRTLKCPSF